The proteins below are encoded in one region of Pseudomonas putida NBRC 14164:
- a CDS encoding glycosyltransferase family 2 protein — protein sequence MASKPVDVMVVNFNTAGLLQPMFDALRRADSERLASYLVVDNASRDDSVQRMAQVCPEALLLSNKQNVGFGRANNQLLAHLKGKYALLLNTDAFVAADSLQKTLDYMDAHPECGVLGVRLEGRDGDLQPSCRYFPTPLNVFVGRTGLGRFFPGLKMVDEMTWDHASVRECDWLPGCFYLVRREVLDKVGLFDPRYFLYYEEVDHCKRVKEAGWKVVFYPHTTVVHIGGESSKSVAELEAASRQISSYQIESELLYFRKHHGVAGLALHMVLVTLGDLVLALKALLKRRGWGAIQACWRHCRATWSLLFKTRYASQPTR from the coding sequence ATGGCTAGCAAACCTGTGGATGTCATGGTGGTCAACTTCAATACCGCCGGGCTGCTGCAGCCGATGTTCGATGCGCTGCGCCGGGCCGACAGCGAGCGGCTGGCCAGTTACCTGGTAGTAGACAACGCATCGCGCGATGACTCGGTGCAGCGCATGGCCCAGGTGTGCCCCGAGGCACTGCTGCTGAGTAACAAGCAGAACGTGGGCTTCGGGCGGGCCAATAACCAGTTGCTGGCGCACCTGAAGGGCAAGTACGCCTTGCTGCTCAATACCGATGCCTTCGTTGCCGCCGACTCCCTGCAAAAAACCCTCGACTACATGGACGCTCACCCGGAGTGCGGCGTGCTAGGGGTGCGCCTGGAAGGCCGCGACGGTGATCTGCAGCCCAGCTGCCGCTACTTCCCAACGCCGCTCAACGTCTTTGTCGGGCGTACCGGGCTGGGGCGGTTTTTCCCGGGGCTGAAGATGGTCGATGAAATGACCTGGGACCACGCCTCGGTGCGCGAGTGTGACTGGTTACCGGGTTGCTTCTATCTGGTGCGCCGCGAAGTGCTGGACAAGGTGGGCCTGTTCGACCCGCGTTATTTTCTTTATTACGAAGAGGTGGACCACTGCAAGCGGGTGAAGGAAGCGGGCTGGAAAGTCGTGTTCTACCCGCATACCACCGTGGTGCACATCGGGGGCGAAAGCTCCAAGTCGGTGGCAGAGCTGGAGGCGGCCAGCCGGCAGATCTCGTCCTACCAGATCGAAAGCGAGCTGTTGTATTTCCGCAAGCATCACGGGGTGGCGGGCCTTGCCCTGCACATGGTGCTGGTCACCCTGGGTGACCTGGTGCTGGCACTCAAGGCGCTGTTGAAGCGACGCGGCTGGGGCGCGATTCAGGCCTGCTGGCGTCATTGCCGGGCGACCTGGTCACTGTTGTTCAAGACCCGGTACGCCAGCCAACCGACAAGGTAG
- a CDS encoding FAD-dependent oxidoreductase, with protein sequence MIKDFQQHKTLRDNYDFCIIGAGPAGITLGLRLAAAGWNVLLAEGGGREYAPHSQGLYACASTGLELYAEETRLRYLGGTSNHWAGRCRPFTPSDFTVAPPGDLPGWPIPYSEIEGYLPAAMDIVDLPAGSDFRAMNTGLDGGDFEADRFLLSTPTRFAQKYATAMEQTKGLDVFINCNCVDLEFDKGSGHLAAVVLSDYERNRQRLVARHFILATGAIENARQLLNSQTLVAAGVVSKEGLVGGCFMEHLNIDLGTFILKSGQDPEPRQYYTTDAFVEEYKAGKGNVTAALLADVQTYGRTAEVKHFLENLACDMGVASKIAFVAKFSCPGDGVISTMIEQFPNLHSRISLLDEQDALGVAKVNVNWALSADDRHTIKCIGSELAKQFAEMDLGFVKLNDFVYDTSIPLKMAPHAHHMGTTRMASSPQFGVVDANCKVFGTENLYVAGSSIFAKGGASNPTMPLLQFAVRLADHLDTRMRAASGAAA encoded by the coding sequence ATGATCAAGGACTTTCAGCAGCACAAAACGCTGCGCGACAACTACGATTTCTGCATCATCGGTGCCGGCCCGGCGGGTATTACCCTGGGCTTGCGCCTGGCCGCCGCCGGCTGGAACGTATTACTCGCCGAAGGCGGTGGACGCGAGTATGCGCCGCACTCGCAAGGCTTGTACGCCTGCGCATCCACGGGCCTGGAGCTGTATGCCGAGGAGACCCGCCTGCGTTACCTGGGGGGCACCTCCAACCACTGGGCCGGCCGTTGCCGGCCTTTCACCCCGTCGGATTTTACCGTCGCCCCGCCAGGTGACTTGCCCGGTTGGCCGATTCCCTATTCGGAGATCGAAGGCTACTTGCCGGCGGCCATGGACATCGTCGACCTGCCAGCCGGCTCGGATTTTCGTGCGATGAATACCGGCCTGGATGGCGGTGACTTCGAGGCAGACCGCTTTCTGCTCAGCACCCCGACACGTTTTGCGCAAAAGTACGCCACGGCAATGGAGCAGACCAAAGGCCTGGACGTGTTCATCAACTGCAATTGCGTAGACCTGGAGTTCGATAAAGGCTCCGGCCATCTGGCTGCGGTGGTTCTATCCGACTATGAACGCAATCGTCAGCGCCTGGTGGCAAGGCACTTCATTCTGGCTACGGGTGCCATCGAGAACGCCCGGCAGTTGCTTAACAGCCAGACGCTGGTGGCGGCAGGCGTGGTGAGCAAGGAAGGGCTGGTCGGTGGCTGTTTCATGGAGCACCTGAACATCGACCTGGGCACGTTCATCCTCAAGTCCGGCCAGGACCCGGAGCCGCGCCAGTATTACACCACCGATGCTTTTGTCGAGGAGTACAAGGCCGGTAAAGGCAATGTCACCGCCGCGCTGCTGGCCGATGTGCAGACTTATGGCCGCACCGCCGAGGTCAAGCATTTTCTCGAGAACCTGGCCTGCGACATGGGGGTTGCCAGCAAGATCGCCTTCGTCGCCAAGTTCAGCTGCCCCGGTGACGGCGTGATCAGCACCATGATCGAGCAGTTCCCCAACCTGCACAGCCGCATTTCGCTGCTGGACGAGCAGGACGCACTGGGGGTGGCCAAGGTCAATGTCAACTGGGCGCTGAGTGCTGATGACCGACATACCATCAAGTGCATTGGCAGCGAACTGGCCAAGCAGTTCGCTGAAATGGACCTGGGCTTCGTCAAGCTCAACGATTTCGTCTACGACACCTCGATACCGCTGAAGATGGCGCCGCATGCCCACCACATGGGTACCACGCGCATGGCATCTTCGCCGCAGTTCGGTGTTGTGGATGCCAATTGCAAGGTGTTCGGTACCGAGAACCTGTATGTCGCCGGCAGCAGTATCTTCGCCAAGGGCGGCGCTTCCAACCCGACCATGCCGTTGTTGCAGTTTGCCGTGCGGCTGGCCGACCACCTCGACACCAGGATGAGAGCGGCTAGCGGCGCCGCTGCATGA
- a CDS encoding acyltransferase codes for MKGWIRKAVAHYAHATGRGGKFYRRFCNPSGLEWGAYLARWGNFHSVGSNFFVNTGCKFLDPSLVRIGNSVGLSDCTLIGHDGVVLLIEHRFGKHLDSVGFIDIKDNCFIGHGAIIMPRVTIGPESIVAAGAVVTKDVPPGTVFGGNPAQFICTTEQLIKRVEARCESYPWIELVKQRNGAYDPEVEPLLMAQRRQYFFGDGNNG; via the coding sequence ATGAAGGGATGGATACGCAAGGCAGTGGCGCACTACGCCCATGCAACCGGGCGAGGGGGCAAGTTCTACAGGAGGTTCTGCAACCCTTCTGGTCTTGAATGGGGTGCCTACCTCGCCCGATGGGGGAACTTCCACTCTGTCGGCAGCAACTTCTTCGTCAATACCGGCTGCAAGTTTCTCGACCCTTCGCTGGTTCGCATTGGTAACAGCGTGGGCTTGTCCGACTGCACGCTGATCGGTCATGACGGGGTGGTATTGCTGATCGAACATCGCTTTGGCAAGCACCTGGATTCGGTCGGTTTCATCGATATCAAGGACAACTGCTTCATCGGCCATGGCGCGATCATCATGCCCCGCGTGACCATCGGCCCGGAATCGATCGTGGCCGCAGGCGCGGTGGTGACCAAGGACGTGCCACCAGGCACCGTGTTTGGCGGCAACCCGGCGCAGTTCATCTGCACCACCGAACAGTTGATCAAACGGGTCGAGGCGCGTTGCGAAAGTTACCCGTGGATCGAACTGGTAAAACAGCGCAACGGCGCTTACGACCCGGAAGTTGAACCGCTGTTGATGGCGCAAAGGCGCCAGTACTTCTTCGGGGACGGCAACAATGGCTAG
- a CDS encoding cellulase family glycosylhydrolase, translating into MNVLTLRHLVQASAMAGLALLPLAGWASQWQVSVDEQNGLPTVTYGGGPVMKAKFDFWAANWSWTGFYTDFKVNGPYQYTLLGKNKELDFDLKADIRKEQAQTLSWAFDLTAHSRQAGVMGGGMVFQFDPAQIAGDMGAPQLLPDNRGWSWGKADQGRRVEMRFDPPLAKVYFERGNPSELRAFLYKDPINAGRQQLKAVLNVTGDIELGPTPTERFGLADPASWPDDQLDWRTSPVDLSFLNAAEKPAGKRGFVKAVGEQLMFADNTPVRFWGTNLSAYSLFKSPDEEIRQQAKRLSALGFNLVRLHHHDSPWVSPNVFGDGTLVRDTQQLSAESLRKLDLWIKALKDEGIYIWLDMHVQRALTANDNIEDFDELPEKEGRADLKGYAYMNDSIQNAMKRFAEQYLTHVNEYTGLAYKDDPAIAAVLITNENDLTQHYGNALMPDKDVPRHSERYMAAAKAFARQHDLPADLTWRAWEHGPSKLFLNDLEQRFNADMIAHLRGLGVKVPIATTSTWGGNGLSALPALTAGDVVDAHSYGAIGQLEKNPLTSDGMIDWIAAAQVVGKPLTVTEWNAEPFPLPDRHSLPLYIAGTASHQGWDAMMQYAYSQQGFNPGWRTADNWHAYNDPAMIATLPAAALLYRRADVKPATTRYVFAPTPATLYNQEITPRNSVLLRTAMEKGQLQIALPPTPELPWLKPAAIPSGAQVLQDPGQSLLPADAKESVTDTGELKRDWQQGIYTIDTPLTQAATGWLGGRSISLGAVQVQTKTPYASVAVQSLDGKPLGQSRELLLSLGTRAMPKADDKTPFNVEPLQGTLTIKAPAGLKLFARDAQAQLKALPVAYKDGQYSITFDGNYMSNWLFLK; encoded by the coding sequence ATGAACGTGCTTACCCTGCGTCACCTTGTGCAGGCTTCGGCCATGGCTGGCCTGGCTTTGCTGCCGTTGGCCGGCTGGGCTTCGCAGTGGCAGGTCAGTGTCGATGAGCAGAATGGCCTGCCTACTGTGACATACGGCGGCGGGCCGGTGATGAAAGCCAAGTTCGACTTCTGGGCGGCCAACTGGAGCTGGACCGGCTTTTACACCGATTTCAAGGTCAATGGCCCCTACCAGTACACGCTGCTGGGCAAGAACAAGGAACTGGACTTCGACCTGAAGGCGGATATCCGCAAGGAACAGGCACAAACCCTGAGCTGGGCCTTCGACCTTACCGCCCACAGCCGCCAGGCCGGGGTGATGGGCGGCGGCATGGTGTTCCAGTTCGACCCGGCGCAAATCGCCGGCGACATGGGCGCCCCGCAACTGCTGCCCGACAATCGCGGCTGGTCATGGGGCAAGGCGGACCAGGGCCGACGCGTCGAGATGCGCTTCGATCCGCCACTGGCCAAGGTCTATTTCGAGCGCGGCAACCCGTCCGAGCTGCGTGCGTTCCTCTACAAAGACCCGATCAACGCCGGCCGACAGCAGCTGAAGGCGGTGCTCAACGTTACCGGCGACATCGAGCTGGGGCCCACCCCCACCGAGCGTTTCGGCCTCGCCGACCCCGCCAGCTGGCCCGATGACCAGCTGGACTGGCGCACCTCGCCGGTGGACCTGTCCTTCCTCAACGCCGCGGAAAAGCCCGCCGGCAAGCGCGGTTTCGTCAAGGCGGTCGGCGAACAGCTGATGTTTGCAGACAACACCCCGGTGCGCTTCTGGGGCACCAACCTGTCTGCCTATTCGCTGTTCAAGAGCCCGGACGAGGAAATCCGCCAACAGGCCAAGCGCCTGTCGGCACTGGGCTTCAACCTGGTGCGCCTGCACCACCACGATTCGCCGTGGGTCAGCCCGAACGTGTTTGGCGACGGCACCCTGGTGCGCGATACCCAGCAGCTCAGCGCCGAATCGCTGCGCAAGCTCGACCTGTGGATCAAGGCACTCAAGGACGAAGGCATCTACATCTGGCTGGACATGCATGTGCAACGTGCGTTGACCGCCAACGACAACATTGAAGACTTCGATGAACTGCCCGAAAAGGAGGGCCGCGCAGACCTGAAGGGTTACGCCTACATGAACGACAGCATCCAGAACGCGATGAAACGCTTCGCCGAGCAGTATCTGACCCATGTGAACGAATACACCGGCCTGGCCTACAAGGACGACCCGGCCATCGCCGCCGTGTTGATCACCAACGAAAACGACCTCACCCAGCACTACGGTAACGCTCTGATGCCGGACAAGGACGTACCGCGCCATAGCGAGCGCTACATGGCGGCAGCCAAAGCCTTCGCCAGGCAGCATGACCTGCCCGCCGACCTTACCTGGCGTGCCTGGGAGCATGGCCCGTCGAAGCTGTTCCTCAACGACCTGGAGCAACGCTTCAACGCCGACATGATCGCCCACCTGCGTGGCCTGGGCGTCAAAGTGCCGATTGCCACGACCAGCACCTGGGGCGGCAACGGCCTGAGCGCACTGCCGGCGCTGACCGCAGGCGATGTAGTCGATGCCCACAGCTACGGCGCCATTGGCCAACTGGAGAAAAACCCGTTGACCAGCGACGGCATGATCGACTGGATCGCCGCCGCCCAGGTGGTCGGCAAACCGCTCACCGTCACCGAGTGGAACGCCGAGCCGTTCCCGCTGCCCGACCGCCACTCGTTGCCGCTGTATATAGCCGGCACCGCCAGCCACCAGGGCTGGGACGCCATGATGCAGTACGCCTATAGCCAACAGGGGTTCAACCCGGGCTGGCGCACGGCGGACAACTGGCACGCGTACAACGACCCGGCGATGATCGCCACCCTGCCCGCAGCCGCCCTGCTCTATCGCCGTGCGGACGTCAAGCCGGCAACGACCCGCTACGTGTTCGCGCCGACGCCCGCCACCCTCTACAACCAGGAGATCACCCCGCGCAATTCGGTACTGCTGCGCACGGCCATGGAAAAGGGCCAGTTGCAGATTGCCCTGCCGCCGACACCGGAACTGCCCTGGCTGAAACCCGCTGCCATCCCGTCTGGCGCGCAAGTGTTGCAGGACCCGGGGCAATCGCTGCTGCCCGCCGATGCAAAGGAGTCGGTGACCGACACCGGCGAGCTCAAGCGCGACTGGCAACAAGGCATCTATACCATCGACACGCCACTGACCCAGGCCGCCACCGGCTGGCTGGGTGGTCGCTCGATCAGCCTGGGGGCCGTCCAGGTACAGACGAAAACACCTTACGCCAGCGTCGCGGTACAGAGCCTGGACGGCAAACCCTTGGGCCAGTCGCGTGAGCTGCTGCTGTCGCTGGGCACGCGTGCCATGCCCAAGGCCGATGACAAGACGCCGTTCAACGTGGAACCGCTTCAAGGCACTTTGACAATCAAGGCACCCGCCGGTCTGAAACTGTTCGCCCGCGATGCACAGGCACAATTGAAGGCATTGCCGGTGGCCTACAAGGATGGGCAGTACAGCATTACGTTCGACGGCAACTACATGTCCAACTGGCTGTTCTTGAAATAG
- a CDS encoding O-antigen ligase family protein — MPEHFRALIVILFLASVVFLMARRPATDLIPLSDYKRRRNLWFLLTVLAFASHSFWLYLGAGAVILLLAGRREHNPMALFYMLLFLIPPASVQVPGFGVVNYLVDLNHIRLLTLCVLLPAALQLRRQADTLRFGRTWADRLLAAGLLLMSVLYLRETTLTDTLRQALYLYVDVFLPYYVASRGLRHISDFKDTLLAFVLTAFVMALIAVAEYVRHWLLYSALIDAMGVPWSMSGYLSRGGALRASVTTGQAIALGYVMSVAIGLFLFVQGYVQRPLHRAMGALLLAAGLFAPLSRGPWIGVVVIVVVFIAMGKGAIRRLALLGAAGMLALPLLTVVPGGDKVLDLLPYIGNIEKENITYRERLMDNSWIVIQRNPLFGSFDFRNTPEMQSMIQGEGIIDIVNTYINLALRVGLVGLGLFVAFFAVVLRGIRRAMLTFPDKDDERRQLGRVLLATLIGILVIIFTVSSITFIPVVYWSIAGLGVAYIQMVRRLDDSPASELAETGLQPR; from the coding sequence ATGCCTGAACATTTTCGTGCGTTGATCGTCATCCTGTTTTTGGCGAGCGTGGTCTTCCTGATGGCGCGGCGACCCGCCACCGACCTTATTCCGCTCAGCGACTACAAGCGCCGGCGCAATCTCTGGTTCCTGCTGACAGTGCTGGCCTTTGCCTCGCACAGCTTCTGGCTGTACCTGGGTGCAGGCGCGGTCATCCTGTTGCTTGCAGGGCGTCGCGAGCACAACCCCATGGCGCTGTTCTACATGCTGCTGTTCCTGATTCCGCCGGCATCGGTGCAGGTGCCCGGGTTTGGCGTGGTCAACTACCTGGTCGACCTCAACCATATCCGCCTGCTCACCCTGTGCGTGCTGCTGCCGGCCGCGCTGCAGCTGCGCCGGCAAGCGGACACGTTGCGCTTCGGCCGTACCTGGGCGGACAGGCTGCTGGCGGCCGGGCTGCTGCTGATGAGCGTTTTGTATCTGCGCGAAACCACCCTCACCGACACCCTGCGCCAGGCGCTGTACCTGTATGTCGACGTATTCCTGCCGTACTACGTGGCCAGCCGTGGCCTGCGCCATATCAGCGATTTCAAGGATACCTTGCTGGCCTTCGTGCTCACCGCCTTCGTCATGGCGTTGATCGCCGTGGCCGAGTATGTGCGTCACTGGTTGCTGTACAGCGCCCTGATCGATGCAATGGGGGTGCCGTGGAGCATGTCCGGCTACCTCAGTCGCGGCGGCGCGCTGCGGGCCAGCGTCACCACCGGCCAGGCGATTGCCCTGGGTTATGTGATGAGTGTGGCCATCGGTCTGTTCCTGTTCGTCCAGGGGTATGTGCAACGCCCGCTGCACAGAGCCATGGGCGCCCTGCTGCTGGCCGCCGGGCTGTTCGCGCCGTTGTCACGTGGGCCGTGGATCGGCGTCGTGGTCATCGTGGTGGTGTTCATTGCCATGGGCAAAGGCGCAATCAGGCGCCTGGCGCTGCTAGGCGCGGCTGGCATGCTGGCGCTGCCCTTGCTGACCGTCGTACCGGGCGGTGACAAGGTGCTGGACCTCTTGCCGTACATCGGCAACATCGAAAAAGAGAACATCACCTACCGCGAGCGGCTGATGGACAACTCCTGGATCGTCATCCAGCGCAACCCGCTGTTCGGCTCGTTCGACTTCCGCAACACCCCGGAAATGCAGTCGATGATCCAGGGCGAAGGCATCATCGACATCGTAAACACCTACATCAACCTGGCGCTGCGGGTGGGGCTGGTCGGGCTCGGCCTGTTCGTTGCGTTCTTTGCTGTGGTGTTGAGGGGTATCCGCAGGGCCATGCTCACTTTCCCCGACAAGGATGACGAACGACGACAGCTGGGGCGAGTGCTGCTGGCAACACTCATCGGCATTCTGGTGATCATTTTCACCGTCAGCAGCATCACCTTCATACCGGTGGTGTACTGGTCAATCGCGGGGCTTGGCGTGGCGTACATCCAGATGGTCCGCCGGCTGGACGACAGCCCGGCTAGCGAGCTGGCCGAAACCGGCCTTCAACCCAGGTAA
- a CDS encoding serine O-acetyltransferase: MFENIRADLRAHGGDWGAQGFWVLLVYRFGRWRYTVRPALLRKLFSLVYKVLFKFVQIITGIELPCEVVIGRNFVIDHFGGIVVSGYARFGDDCRIRNGVVVGLKNVDEPIAPVFGNNVDIGTGAKVLGSIRIGNNVIIGANAVVLVDVPDNCLAVGVPATIKARQPAATAAAE; this comes from the coding sequence ATGTTCGAGAATATTCGTGCCGACCTGCGCGCCCATGGCGGAGATTGGGGCGCGCAGGGCTTTTGGGTACTGCTGGTGTACCGCTTTGGCCGCTGGCGCTACACCGTGCGCCCGGCACTGCTGCGCAAACTCTTCTCGCTGGTCTACAAGGTGCTGTTCAAGTTCGTGCAGATCATCACGGGTATCGAACTGCCGTGCGAAGTGGTGATCGGCCGCAACTTCGTCATCGACCATTTTGGTGGCATCGTCGTCAGTGGCTATGCCCGGTTTGGCGATGACTGCCGCATCCGCAACGGTGTGGTGGTGGGCTTGAAGAACGTCGATGAACCGATTGCCCCGGTGTTCGGCAACAATGTCGATATCGGCACCGGGGCCAAGGTGCTGGGCAGCATCCGCATTGGCAACAACGTGATCATCGGCGCCAATGCCGTGGTGCTGGTGGATGTTCCGGACAATTGCCTGGCAGTAGGGGTGCCAGCCACCATCAAGGCCAGGCAGCCAGCCGCCACGGCCGCCGCCGAGTGA
- a CDS encoding glycosyltransferase family 2 protein: protein MAAVTGVVVIGRNEGPRLERCLRSLVNGAGKVMYVDSGSTDGSLQLARSLGVEVLALDMAIPFTAARARNEGFSALQRLLPSMQLVQFVDGDCEVDAHWLATAQVFLDQHPEVAVVCGRRRERFPERSVYNLLCDLEWDTPIGEAKACGGDALMRADAFAAVGGFRSELIAGEEPELCVRLRAKGWKVWRLAAEMTLHDAAMTRFSQWWRRSLRAGHAYAEGAYLHGQPPEQHWLRESRRAWLWGLGIPLVIVLACLLLGGWGLLLLLIYPLQVVRLARRGGKSARENWLQAVFLVLGKFPEMLGQLKFLRHRFAAGKSALIEYK, encoded by the coding sequence ATGGCGGCAGTAACCGGTGTGGTGGTCATTGGCCGCAACGAGGGCCCGCGCCTGGAGCGCTGCCTGCGTTCGCTGGTAAACGGTGCGGGCAAGGTCATGTATGTCGACTCGGGCTCCACCGACGGCTCGCTGCAACTGGCCCGCAGCCTCGGGGTGGAGGTGTTGGCGCTGGACATGGCCATCCCGTTTACCGCCGCGCGCGCGCGCAACGAAGGCTTCAGCGCCTTGCAGCGGCTGCTGCCTTCGATGCAACTGGTGCAGTTTGTCGATGGCGATTGCGAGGTGGATGCCCACTGGCTGGCCACGGCGCAGGTGTTTCTCGACCAGCACCCCGAGGTGGCGGTGGTGTGTGGTCGCCGACGGGAGCGCTTCCCGGAGCGGTCGGTGTACAACCTGCTCTGCGACCTGGAATGGGACACCCCCATCGGTGAAGCCAAGGCATGCGGTGGCGATGCGCTGATGCGGGCAGACGCTTTTGCCGCCGTCGGTGGTTTTCGCTCCGAGCTGATTGCCGGTGAGGAGCCTGAACTGTGCGTACGCTTGCGCGCCAAGGGCTGGAAGGTCTGGCGCCTGGCCGCCGAAATGACCTTGCACGACGCTGCCATGACCCGGTTCAGCCAGTGGTGGCGGCGCAGCCTGCGTGCCGGCCACGCCTATGCCGAAGGGGCCTACCTGCATGGCCAGCCGCCCGAGCAGCACTGGTTGCGCGAGTCACGTCGGGCCTGGCTATGGGGCCTGGGCATACCCTTGGTGATCGTGCTGGCCTGCCTGCTGCTGGGTGGCTGGGGCTTGCTGTTGCTATTGATTTACCCGTTGCAGGTCGTGCGCCTGGCTCGCCGCGGTGGCAAGTCGGCGCGCGAAAACTGGCTGCAGGCGGTATTCCTGGTGTTGGGCAAATTCCCGGAAATGCTCGGCCAGCTGAAGTTCTTGCGCCACCGCTTCGCGGCCGGCAAATCAGCGTTGATCGAGTACAAATGA
- a CDS encoding oligosaccharide flippase family protein → MPSIDVSAAASLRNRALRAGSWNLVSQVASQVMRLGGNLIMARLLLPEMFGVMVIATTVSVLLHLLSDVGLRQNIIQSHRGDDPDFLNTAWTVQIIRGFLLFALTLLLAVGAWLAQLAELWPADSTYAAPVLPMVLAVTGLSAAIWGFQSTKIDVAVRTFQQKRVVLVDLASQVAGLVVMLVLGLLTHSIWALVISGLVSAVAWTVLGHTALEGPNNHLRWDRTALTELIVFGRWILLSSMVGVLAMYGDRIWFGASMSAAQLGVYSIAVLILGAVQTALMKIVGAVALPAFSEAARADDKERLTALYHRFRLLVDLLVLFICGGFLTASPLLIGWMYDDRYREAGPMLAILSLSFIVMRYTLAHQVWIALGLTKYQAMDNIIRLVSLWGLLPLLLAIGGVEWAIWGVALHAVPTLVLVVYVNCKLGMFSLKRELVVLPMLLVGALCGALLTAFFDWL, encoded by the coding sequence ATGCCGTCGATTGATGTGTCAGCCGCTGCGAGCCTGCGCAACCGGGCCTTGAGGGCCGGGTCGTGGAACCTGGTCTCGCAGGTGGCTTCTCAGGTGATGCGCCTGGGCGGCAATCTGATCATGGCCCGCTTGCTGCTGCCGGAAATGTTCGGGGTGATGGTTATCGCCACCACCGTTTCGGTACTCCTGCATCTGCTTTCCGATGTCGGCCTGCGCCAGAACATCATCCAGAGTCACCGGGGTGACGACCCGGATTTCCTCAACACCGCCTGGACCGTGCAGATCATTCGCGGCTTCCTGCTGTTTGCCCTCACCCTGCTGCTGGCGGTGGGCGCCTGGTTGGCCCAACTGGCGGAACTATGGCCTGCGGATTCCACCTATGCTGCCCCGGTGCTACCGATGGTGCTGGCGGTAACTGGCCTGTCGGCAGCCATCTGGGGATTCCAGTCCACCAAGATAGATGTGGCTGTAAGAACTTTCCAACAAAAGCGCGTGGTGCTGGTCGACCTGGCCTCGCAGGTGGCCGGCCTGGTGGTGATGCTGGTGCTGGGCTTGCTGACCCATTCGATCTGGGCCCTGGTGATCTCTGGCCTGGTTTCGGCGGTAGCCTGGACCGTGCTGGGGCATACCGCCCTGGAGGGGCCGAACAACCACCTGCGCTGGGACCGTACGGCGCTGACCGAGTTGATCGTGTTTGGCCGCTGGATCCTGTTGTCATCGATGGTTGGCGTGCTGGCCATGTACGGTGACCGCATCTGGTTTGGCGCCAGCATGTCGGCGGCGCAACTGGGGGTGTATTCGATTGCCGTGCTGATTCTTGGCGCGGTGCAGACAGCGTTGATGAAAATTGTCGGTGCCGTGGCGCTTCCTGCCTTCAGTGAAGCGGCAAGGGCCGATGACAAGGAGCGCCTGACAGCGCTGTATCACCGCTTCCGCCTGCTGGTCGACCTGCTGGTGCTGTTCATCTGCGGTGGTTTCCTGACCGCCAGCCCTCTGCTGATTGGCTGGATGTACGATGATCGCTACCGTGAAGCTGGCCCTATGCTGGCAATTCTTTCGCTGTCGTTCATCGTAATGCGCTATACATTGGCTCATCAGGTGTGGATTGCCTTGGGCCTGACCAAGTATCAGGCCATGGACAACATCATCCGCCTGGTCTCGCTATGGGGGCTGCTGCCGCTATTGCTGGCGATTGGTGGTGTGGAGTGGGCGATCTGGGGGGTTGCCCTGCATGCCGTGCCAACTCTGGTGCTGGTTGTGTATGTGAACTGCAAACTGGGCATGTTCAGCCTGAAACGTGAGCTGGTAGTGCTGCCGATGCTGCTGGTCGGGGCTCTGTGCGGGGCGCTGCTGACGGCCTTTTTCGACTGGCTGTAA